A genomic region of Arachis stenosperma cultivar V10309 chromosome 9, arast.V10309.gnm1.PFL2, whole genome shotgun sequence contains the following coding sequences:
- the LOC130950299 gene encoding uncharacterized protein LOC130950299 yields MASEESFVVLVHHKGSIKRKTQSGVKFTDKDPLNIFVRPTTSYDDLVSSVLRKLGLEGVKRVKKFFYRIPISVLQEIVKYDCFTIGSDEDLQVLFHCRRQFFEVRTPELLTKLVDVVSSSGGSNRNTPTIATVAGSSSRPASASSSVPVYEPPVQLVASPSFAVDLNESGGGEVGIGDHVPTPLHCATPAGLGDALLDDPVDDDVEPDIIADDNGDDIGPSEAAGAGRGSSSGTHQYPPHFSSLDLDAMR; encoded by the coding sequence atggctagtgaggagagttttgTAGTTTTGGTTCACCACAAAGGATCCATTAAGAGGAAAACCCAATCCGGTGTGAAGTTCACTGATAAGGATCCTCTCAATATTTTCGTGAGGCCAACGACGAGCTATGATGACCTTGTTAGTTCTGTTCTACGAAAACTTGGTTTAGAAGGCGTGAAACGGGTTAAGAAATTTTTCTATCGCATTCCAATTTCGGTTCTCCAAGAAATCGTGAAATATGATTGTTTCACGATCGGTAGTGATGAGGACTTGCAGGTCCTGTTTCATTGTCGCCGGCAGTTTTTCGAAGTGAGGACACCGGAACTATTGACGAAGTTGGTTGACGTGGTATCCAGCTCGGGAGGTTCGAACCGGAATACCCCAACTATAGCCACGGTTGCTGGTTCTAGCTCCAGACCTGCGAGTGCATCTTCCTCCGTCCCTGTGTATGAACCTCCGGTCCAGCTTGTCGCCTCCCCATCGTTTGCCGTGGATCTCAACGAAAGTGGAGGTGGTGAGGTTGGAATAGGGGATCATGTGCCGACCCCCTTACATTGTGCTACACCGGCTGGTCTTGGAGATGCATTGTTGGATGATCCAGTGGACGACGATGTGGAGCCAGATATCATTGCTGATGACAACGGTGATGATATTGGACCGAGTGAGGCTGCTGGTGCTGGACGTGGTTCTAGCTCTGGCACACATCAGTACCCTCCacatttttcatctttggacttGGATGCAATGAGGTAG